DNA from Spirochaetota bacterium:
AGCTCAAATCCGGGATACAGGTAAGATGAGCGGGATATGGATTAACGCCCCGGTACCCCCGGAAGCCGGTCTTATGCCGGCTTTTTTTAATTAATCGGGGGGATGTTCGTTATACCCTGTGAAGGGCTTTTTTAAAGTGCATCCCGGGTTTCGGGATGCGCTCTTATTAATGCTTCGATGACGCAGTGATATAAGGAAAACATATGCTGAATAAGATGGTAAGAACATTTTTTCTGGTCATTCTTCTGGTCGCGGCGATTCCGGCCGGAGGCGACGGGAAAGGCTGGTGGCAGCTCTATTTTACCGCGCCCGGGAAAGCGGCTTTTCTCTCTAACACGGTGAACCCTGAAACGGGGCTGGTATCGATCATCGGGAAGGCGGAAAAATTCTTTTACGGCGCTTTTTACGAGATTTCCTCGCCGAAGGTCGTGGACGCCCTTGTGGCGGCGCGGCGGCGCGGCGTGGACGTCAAGCTCGTGTGTGAATACGATACCATGGGAAGAAAAAAAGGGAGGGGGAGCCGTTTCATGAAAAAGCTGGAAGATTCCGGCATAACGGTGATCGCCGACCCCCCGCGACGGCGCGGCCTCATGCACAATAAATTCGCCGTCATAGACGGCGCCTACCTCTGGACCGGGTCCTATAACGCCACGGTAAATGATTCGGTGAAAAACAACAATAACGCCCTATTGATATCTTCACCGCTCCTGGCAGATATCTATAAAAAAGAATTCCTGGAAATGTTCGACGAGGAAATATTCGGAAACCGGAAGGAGCGGGGCCCCTTCGCGGAGCTCAGGAAGAGCTATTATGTGAAAATAGAGGACACGGACATAAACGCCTATTTCGCTCCGGAAGACAACGTTGAGCGGATCATTCTCAAGCGCCTGGAAAAGGCGAAGACGTCGATCCATTTCATGGCTTTTTCCTTCACCAGCGCAGGCATAGGGGAAATGATGATAAAGAAATCCAGGTCCGGGGTCGCCGTGGAGGGCATATTCGAACGGCGCGGCGCCAAAACCGGTCATTCCCAGTACGTGAAGATGAAGCTGGAAGGAATTCCCGTCAGGCTGGACCGCAACCGCGGGGCCATGCACCACAAGGTCATAATCATTGACGGCGAACGGGTGATCATGGGATCGTACAACTATTCCCGGAACGCCAACAGGTCCAATGACGAGAATATCCTCATTATCGACAATAAAAAGATCGCCTCCGAATACCTTGCGGAGTTCAAGCGGTTATGGTGAGGAGGGCGTGAACGGATACGCCTGTATTGAACGGGATACCCGTCATCGCGGATCGGTCATATGCGCTTTTTCCCGTAAATTTTTTATTTTTTTTGCATCCATTCGTTTATCTACATATGGAACAGAACATAAATAACAATACGGTTTTTGAGCACTATCTCCTGCCGGTGCAGAAGTGCCGGGAAGGTGCGGACATCAGGGTCCTTTCGGACCATGAGCTCCTTGCCGTCATGGTGGGAACCGGGACAAAGGGCCATGACGTGGTCGACCTTTCCACGGAAATGCTGAAGAGCTTCGGGAGCCTCGGGGGCCTGGCCTCGGCGGGCATCAGGGAAATAGCCCGGCTCCGGGGCATCGGCTTCACCAAGGCCGTGCGGATCCACGCGGCCTTCGAAATGGGGCGGCGCGCCGTGGCCAGGCCCGGCGCGTCCCGCCATCTCGATTCGCCGGGAGCGGTATGGGAGGTCCTCCTGCCCCACATGGCCTGCCTCGACCGGGAGGAGTTTCGGGTCCTCATCCTGAACAACAAGAACAGGCTCCTGAAAAACACTATGATATCGGCCGGCACCATATCGGAGGCGATCGTACACCCGCGGGAGGTGTTCAGGGACGCCATTCGCGAGGGCGGGGCAGCGGTGATCGTGGCCCACAATCATCCGACGGGGGAGCTCACGCCGTCGCGGGAGGACATCCACACCACGCAGCGCCTGGTGGACGCGGGAAAGATCGTGGGTATCCCGGTGCTGGACCATGTCATTGTCACCAACGCCTCCTATTACAGCTTCAAGGAAGGCGGGTATATTTAAACCGGAAGGGTTTCGCTATATGATGAAATACCGGGCCCCGGGATGGTGGACGATGAAGGCGCTGGTGGATTGCTCAGGCACCATCCCGCCGCTTTCCACCGTGGTTATGCCGATGCGGTCGGCCCCGAGGATATCCAAAAGCGTCCTGTTGTCGTCAAGGCTCGGGCAGGAGGGATAGCCGAAGGAATAGCGCAGTCCCCGTCCCGCGGGAGTGGATGGCTCGCTGCTGCGTAAACCCAGCTCTGAGCCGATCCTGGCGTTCACCATCTCGGCCATGGCCTCCGCCAGCTCCACGCCGAGGCCGTGGTAGAAGAGGTAATCACGGTATTCCCCGGCCTCGTAAAGACCATGGACCAGCGCGTCCAGGCCGGGGCCGATGGTCACCGCCTGCAGGGCGACCAGGTCGGTGACACCGCTCCCTTTCGGCAGGAAGTAATCCGCAATGGATCGGAAGGGCGGTCTTTTCTGCCGGGGAAAATGGAACAGCCCAATTGTCGAAGCACTGTCAGCCGGGTCCAGGACCCGTACCGTGTCGCCGTCGGACAGGCAGGGCCAGTAGCCATATGCCGCCCGGGGCGAGAGGATCTTTTCCCTGAGAAGGCGCTCCTTCATCTCCTCGAGTGCCGGAACCGCCTCTTTCCTTATAAGAGCATCAAAATCATCCGGTTCAAGGCCGCGGCTGCGGAAGCTCCATCGCGCCCTGAAAAGCGCACGTTCGTTCAGGTACGGAAAGATCGATTCGGTCGTGATCGAGTCCAGCACCACGCCTCCCCGGAAGGGGGGTTTCGGTATGGATGGGGCCGGCGCCAGGGTATCCGCATCCTCCGAGGCAACCTGACGGGGCGGCCTCACCGTTGAGG
Protein-coding regions in this window:
- a CDS encoding DUF1669 domain-containing protein, translating into MLNKMVRTFFLVILLVAAIPAGGDGKGWWQLYFTAPGKAAFLSNTVNPETGLVSIIGKAEKFFYGAFYEISSPKVVDALVAARRRGVDVKLVCEYDTMGRKKGRGSRFMKKLEDSGITVIADPPRRRGLMHNKFAVIDGAYLWTGSYNATVNDSVKNNNNALLISSPLLADIYKKEFLEMFDEEIFGNRKERGPFAELRKSYYVKIEDTDINAYFAPEDNVERIILKRLEKAKTSIHFMAFSFTSAGIGEMMIKKSRSGVAVEGIFERRGAKTGHSQYVKMKLEGIPVRLDRNRGAMHHKVIIIDGERVIMGSYNYSRNANRSNDENILIIDNKKIASEYLAEFKRLW
- the radC gene encoding DNA repair protein RadC is translated as MEQNINNNTVFEHYLLPVQKCREGADIRVLSDHELLAVMVGTGTKGHDVVDLSTEMLKSFGSLGGLASAGIREIARLRGIGFTKAVRIHAAFEMGRRAVARPGASRHLDSPGAVWEVLLPHMACLDREEFRVLILNNKNRLLKNTMISAGTISEAIVHPREVFRDAIREGGAAVIVAHNHPTGELTPSREDIHTTQRLVDAGKIVGIPVLDHVIVTNASYYSFKEGGYI